The following coding sequences are from one Haloarcula sp. DT43 window:
- a CDS encoding three-Cys-motif partner protein TcmP translates to MPLDDDDDRKWVYRSHTAAKHEVLRKYLKPWTNKLTTYNLKSGDQNKVRVVDCFAGRGSYVDTEDTDPLSLEHISTPAEFPGSPQLILDRLTERSDQFDSAECTFIEADLTNYEILEENIERTSGYDQDISVNCKHGEFQNTVLNVIESTDGNDCPTFFFIDPFGFQSLDYDVVTELGSTPQFEFLITFMSRDMNRFLGSEDHQEALNTVFGEDEWQSKIDSYDASNWVPLVEYYTDRLEANGPSQTFEYMITEPETTQTVYYLVFGTNSSAGLQTMREVMSYCGTGKFAYAPKKPEYNRNQAQLPIGNNQTKEFLQDRFEEYIVTFSKLVEVCSEERKYSDATVSDYREALHELEDEGEVDIQRITSEKTGIQGSDLVDFHNSDKFAG, encoded by the coding sequence ATGCCTCTGGATGACGATGATGATAGGAAGTGGGTCTACCGCTCGCACACTGCTGCCAAGCACGAAGTCCTCCGGAAATACCTCAAGCCTTGGACAAACAAACTCACGACATATAATCTTAAGTCCGGAGATCAAAATAAAGTCCGGGTGGTAGATTGTTTTGCTGGGCGTGGTTCATATGTTGATACAGAGGATACTGACCCGCTCAGCCTGGAACACATATCTACACCAGCTGAATTCCCTGGTTCGCCACAGTTGATTCTTGATCGACTCACTGAGCGGTCAGATCAGTTCGATTCTGCAGAGTGTACTTTCATTGAAGCTGACCTGACTAACTACGAGATCCTAGAAGAGAATATTGAAAGAACCAGCGGATACGATCAAGACATTTCGGTCAACTGTAAGCATGGAGAGTTTCAGAACACGGTTTTGAACGTGATTGAGTCCACAGACGGGAATGACTGCCCTACATTCTTTTTTATCGATCCGTTTGGGTTCCAGAGCTTGGATTACGACGTTGTCACTGAATTGGGCTCAACTCCACAGTTTGAATTTCTTATCACATTTATGTCGCGCGATATGAACAGATTTTTGGGATCTGAAGACCACCAAGAAGCCCTGAATACAGTCTTTGGAGAAGATGAATGGCAATCCAAGATTGACAGCTATGACGCTTCAAACTGGGTACCATTAGTGGAATACTATACTGATCGGTTAGAAGCCAACGGACCCAGTCAGACCTTCGAATACATGATTACCGAACCTGAGACGACGCAAACGGTCTACTATTTGGTTTTCGGAACCAACAGCTCTGCTGGGCTTCAAACCATGCGTGAAGTGATGAGTTACTGTGGAACCGGTAAGTTCGCATACGCCCCTAAGAAGCCAGAATATAATCGAAATCAAGCACAGCTACCGATAGGGAATAACCAGACAAAGGAGTTCCTCCAAGATCGGTTCGAAGAGTATATTGTTACTTTCTCTAAACTCGTGGAAGTTTGCTCCGAAGAACGAAAGTACAGTGATGCGACAGTATCAGACTACAGAGAAGCACTGCATGAGTTAGAAGATGAAGGCGAAGTTGACATTCAGCGGATTACTTCAGAAAAAACGGGAATTCAAGGAAGCGACTTAGTTGATTTCCACAATTCGGATAAGTTTGCTGGATAA
- a CDS encoding SPL family radical SAM protein — protein MTDDHEDVRTGKDPTKAILSESGLNSKHLCDYVVNVATGCRHGCKFCYVPSTPNIRTRPDMLKEEADVDNGQKEWGNYVLYRDDLGERLDGHLDRKRTWRETERGQGVVGVSFSTDCYMDGRAGKITRDVVDAIASHEEYVRVLTRNPILALQDLDVFQDAGEYVTIGSSIPCMDAEQVGAIEPSAPAPELRLKGLKEFNEHGVQTFVSMSPTYPTQDKADLREQLERVAACDPAVVFHEPINPRGGNFEMTVEAARDAGETELAEELDALRSREQWVEYATNHLRWVQEIGRELDLPVHLWPDKQLIKHVDEETAAWLQSWRDRQSPEEFADRDVPSKSPPKCPQPS, from the coding sequence ATGACAGACGACCACGAAGACGTACGGACGGGCAAAGACCCTACAAAGGCGATTCTCAGTGAGTCGGGCCTCAACAGCAAGCATCTGTGTGACTACGTTGTCAACGTGGCGACAGGCTGTCGGCATGGCTGTAAATTCTGCTATGTCCCCTCGACGCCAAACATTCGGACGCGGCCGGACATGCTCAAAGAAGAAGCCGACGTTGACAACGGCCAGAAAGAGTGGGGGAACTATGTGCTCTATCGGGATGATCTAGGCGAGAGACTGGACGGGCATTTGGATCGAAAACGAACGTGGCGGGAAACAGAGCGTGGGCAGGGCGTCGTTGGAGTGTCCTTTTCGACGGATTGCTACATGGACGGTCGCGCTGGGAAGATTACCCGCGATGTCGTCGACGCTATCGCAAGCCATGAAGAGTATGTCCGGGTGTTGACGCGGAACCCGATTCTGGCCCTACAAGATCTGGATGTCTTTCAGGATGCTGGCGAGTATGTGACGATTGGTTCATCGATTCCGTGTATGGACGCTGAGCAAGTTGGAGCGATTGAACCGAGTGCTCCAGCACCGGAGCTGCGGTTGAAGGGGCTGAAGGAATTCAACGAGCATGGCGTTCAGACGTTTGTCAGTATGAGTCCGACCTATCCCACGCAGGACAAGGCTGACCTTCGGGAACAGTTAGAGCGGGTCGCTGCATGTGACCCGGCTGTGGTGTTCCACGAACCGATCAATCCCCGTGGTGGGAACTTCGAGATGACTGTTGAAGCAGCGCGGGATGCTGGTGAAACGGAGTTAGCCGAGGAGTTGGATGCGCTCCGGTCTCGTGAGCAGTGGGTCGAGTATGCGACGAATCATCTACGGTGGGTCCAAGAGATTGGACGGGAGTTGGACCTGCCTGTGCACCTGTGGCCCGACAAGCAACTGATCAAGCATGTCGACGAAGAGACAGCAGCGTGGTTGCAGTCTTGGCGAGATCGGCAGTCGCCCGAGGAATTTGCGGATCGGGATGTGCCGTCGAAGTCTCCGCCAAAGTGCCCTCAACCGAGTTGA